From a region of the Zingiber officinale cultivar Zhangliang chromosome 4B, Zo_v1.1, whole genome shotgun sequence genome:
- the LOC121978301 gene encoding extensin-like, with product MPRRGAGRPFKRPLESLVTESPERSAGIEPLPTPTVSTVPLAVPSATYSAPPPAVLATTYPVPPPPVPATTYPAPAAPVTPMPTAYSAPAPAVPVAPYPVPPPAVPPAAPAYINPAVPPAVPIPAYAAAPGVPPPAYPVVPLVIPALVVPSVPTAIPTHPTDMVTARAQILVLAESMKSRFTLFRGETGLSVAQSWIESLERTVFYMSCFEWEKAELAAYHLQDEADIWWDTHHSIIGEQHIIWTKFREAFESQYFPWSY from the exons ATGCCGAGACGTGGTGCAGGACGGCCATTCAAGAGGCCGTTGGAATCTCTGGTGACAGAGTCACCAGAGAGGTCTGCTGGGATTGAACCT TTACCCACACCTACAGTATCCACTGTACCACTAGCAGTACCATCTGCGACATACTCTGCCCCTCCACCAGCAGTGCTTGCTACTACGTACCCAGTACCACCGCCACCTGTGCCTGCTACAACATATCCGGCACCAGCAGCACCAGTTACACCTATGCCTACTGCATACTCGGCACCTGCACCAGCAGTACCAGTTGCTCCTTATCCGGTACCACCACCTGCCGTACCTCCAGCCGCTCCTGCATATATTAACCCTGCAGTGCCACCAGCGGTACCTATCCCGGCTTATGCAGCAGCACCAGGGGTACCTCCCCCGGCCTATCCAGTGGTACCACTTGTTATACCAGCTCTAGTGGTTCCATCAGTTCCCACGGCGATCCCTACtcaccctactgatatggttaCGGCACGAGCTCAGATCCTAgttttggcagagtcgatgaagagtagATTCACACTATTCCGCGGGGAGACTGGTCTGAGCGTAGCTCAGTCTTGGATAGAGAGTTTGGAGCGAACTGTTTTCTATATGTCTTGCTTCGAGTGGGAGaaggcagagctggctgcttatcATTTACAGGATGAGGCCGACATCTGGTGGGATACGCATcactcgattataggcgagcagcacaTTATTTGGACGAAatttagagaggcttttgagagccagtACTTTCCATGGTCATATTAG